One genomic segment of Streptococcus salivarius includes these proteins:
- a CDS encoding glycoside hydrolase family 70 protein, translating into MDKKVHYKMHKVKKQWVTIAVTGLSLGAVSAVSLGTNDGVVQADEHTDATVAIPDITVDTGTVSNDTTAAQDPTTAVAATNDVATDQATPTATFDLTTDTTNTVAANAVDTVATVGTDRAATTNDTTATNDTAVDTTNNNTTTDTTTVTDRAATTERRATGARRGPTGGRRATPVNGNTNNANNTVTVVNNDLPATNNVVTDGPSHIKTINGKQYYVEDDGTIRKNYVLERIGGSQYFNAETGELSNQKEYRFDKNGGTGSSADSTNTNVTVNGDKNAFYGTTDKDIELVDGYFTANTWYRPKEILKDGKEWTASTENDKRPLLTVWWPSKAIQASYLNYMKEQGLGTNQTYTSFSSQTQMDQAALEVQKRIEERIAREGNTDWLRTTIKNFVKTQPGWNSTSENLDNNDHLQGGALLYNNDSRTSHANSDYRLLNRTPTSQTGKHNPKYTKDTSNGGFEFLLANDIDNSNPAVQAEQLNWLHYIMNIGTITGGSEDENFDGVRVDAVDNVNADLLQIASDYFKAKYGADQSQDQAIKHLSILEAWSHNDAYYNEDTKGAQLPMDDPMHLALVYSLLRPIGNRSGVEPLISNSLNDRSESGKNSKRMANYAFVRAHDSEVQSIIGQIIKNEINPQSTGNTFTLDEMKKAFEIYNKDMRSANKQYTQYNIPSAYALMLTHKDTVPRVYYGDMYTDDGQYMAQKSPYYDAIETLLKGRIRYAAGGQDMKVNYIGYGNTNGWDAAGVLTSVRYGTGANSASDTGTAETRNQGMAVIVSNQPALRLTSNLTINMGAAHRNQAYRPLLLTTNDGVATYLNDSDANGIVKYTDGNGNLTFSANEIRGIRNPQVDGYLAVWVPVGASENQDVRVAPSKEKNSSGLVYESNAALDSQVIYEGFSNFQDFVQNPSQYTNKKIAENANLFKSWGITSFEFAPQYVSSDDGSFLDSVIQNGYAFTDRYDIGMSKDNKYGSLADLKAALKSLHAVGISAIADWVPDQIYNLPGDEVVTATRVNNYGETKDGAIIDHSLYAAKTRTFGNDYQGKYGGAFLDELKRLYPQIFDRVQISTGKRMTTDEKITQWSAKYMNGTNILDRGSEYVLKNGLNGYYGTNGGKVSLPKVVGSNQSTNGDNQNGDGSGKFEKRLFSVRYRYNNGQYAKNAFIKDNDGNVYYFDNSGRMAVGEKTIDGKQYFFLANGVQLRDGYRQNRRGQVFYYDQNGVLNANGKQDPKPDNNNNASGRNQFVQIGNNVWAYYDGNGKRVTGHQNINGQELFFDNNGVQVKGRTVNENGAIRYYDANSGEMARNRFAEIEPGVWAYFNNDGTAVKGSQNINGQDLYFDQNGRQVKGALANVDGNLRYYDVNSGELYRNRFHEIDGSWYYFDGNGNAVKGMVNINGQNLLFDNNGKQIKGHLVRVNGVVRYFDPNSGEMAVNRWVEVSPGWWVYFDGEGRGQI; encoded by the coding sequence ATGGACAAAAAAGTACATTATAAAATGCACAAAGTTAAGAAACAATGGGTAACCATCGCAGTGACAGGTTTGTCTCTCGGTGCAGTCTCAGCGGTTTCTTTAGGAACTAACGACGGTGTCGTTCAGGCAGACGAACATACGGATGCTACTGTAGCCATCCCCGATATTACTGTTGATACGGGTACTGTATCTAACGATACAACGGCTGCTCAGGATCCAACTACAGCAGTTGCAGCGACAAACGATGTCGCAACTGACCAAGCAACTCCAACAGCAACTTTCGATTTGACAACTGATACAACAAATACAGTTGCAGCGAATGCTGTTGATACGGTAGCGACTGTCGGTACTGATCGTGCGGCAACTACAAACGATACAACAGCAACCAATGATACAGCTGTTGATACAACAAATAACAATACTACAACTGACACAACAACAGTTACTGATCGCGCAGCGACAACTGAACGTCGTGCGACTGGTGCTCGCCGTGGTCCTACAGGAGGCCGTCGTGCTACCCCAGTTAACGGCAATACAAATAATGCCAACAATACTGTCACAGTAGTAAATAACGACCTTCCAGCAACTAATAATGTCGTAACTGATGGTCCAAGCCACATCAAAACTATTAATGGAAAACAATACTACGTTGAAGATGATGGCACTATTCGTAAGAACTATGTTCTTGAACGTATCGGTGGAAGCCAATACTTTAACGCTGAAACTGGTGAATTGTCTAACCAAAAAGAATACCGTTTCGATAAGAACGGTGGAACAGGTTCATCAGCTGACAGCACAAACACAAACGTTACTGTAAATGGTGATAAAAATGCCTTTTACGGTACAACTGATAAAGATATCGAACTTGTTGATGGTTACTTCACTGCCAACACATGGTACCGTCCAAAAGAAATCTTGAAAGATGGTAAAGAGTGGACTGCCTCAACTGAAAATGACAAACGTCCATTGCTTACAGTTTGGTGGCCAAGCAAGGCTATCCAAGCGAGCTACCTCAACTACATGAAGGAGCAAGGTCTCGGTACCAATCAGACCTATACGTCATTCAGCTCACAAACCCAAATGGACCAAGCAGCACTTGAAGTTCAAAAGCGTATTGAAGAACGTATTGCGCGTGAAGGTAACACTGACTGGTTGCGTACAACTATCAAAAATTTCGTGAAGACCCAACCAGGTTGGAATTCAACTTCTGAAAACCTTGATAATAATGACCACTTGCAAGGTGGTGCCCTTCTCTATAACAACGATAGTCGTACAAGCCATGCTAACTCAGATTATCGTCTTTTGAACCGCACACCAACTAGTCAAACAGGTAAACACAATCCTAAGTATACTAAGGATACAAGTAACGGTGGTTTCGAGTTCTTGTTGGCAAATGATATTGACAACTCAAATCCAGCGGTTCAGGCTGAGCAGTTGAACTGGCTCCACTACATCATGAACATCGGTACTATTACTGGTGGTTCTGAAGATGAAAACTTCGATGGTGTTCGTGTCGATGCCGTGGATAATGTCAATGCTGACCTTCTCCAAATTGCTTCAGATTATTTCAAAGCTAAATATGGTGCTGATCAAAGTCAAGATCAAGCCATTAAACACTTGTCTATCTTGGAAGCATGGTCTCACAACGATGCCTATTACAATGAAGACACTAAAGGTGCCCAATTGCCAATGGATGACCCTATGCACTTAGCATTGGTATATTCACTCTTGCGTCCAATTGGTAACCGCTCAGGGGTTGAACCACTCATTTCAAATAGTTTGAATGACCGTTCTGAAAGTGGTAAAAACTCTAAACGCATGGCTAACTACGCCTTTGTTCGTGCTCACGATTCAGAGGTACAATCAATCATTGGTCAAATCATCAAAAATGAAATCAACCCTCAATCAACAGGGAATACCTTCACGCTTGATGAAATGAAGAAAGCCTTTGAAATCTACAACAAAGACATGCGTAGTGCTAACAAGCAATACACACAATATAACATCCCATCAGCATATGCCTTGATGCTTACGCATAAGGACACTGTGCCACGTGTTTACTATGGAGACATGTACACAGATGATGGTCAATATATGGCTCAAAAATCACCATATTATGATGCTATCGAAACCCTCTTGAAAGGCCGTATCCGCTATGCAGCCGGTGGTCAAGATATGAAGGTTAACTACATCGGTTATGGTAATACTAATGGTTGGGATGCTGCAGGTGTCTTGACATCTGTACGTTATGGTACAGGGGCTAACAGTGCTTCTGATACTGGTACGGCAGAGACACGTAACCAAGGTATGGCAGTTATCGTTTCAAACCAACCTGCCCTTCGTTTGACAAGCAACTTGACAATTAACATGGGTGCGGCTCACCGTAACCAAGCTTATCGTCCATTGCTTTTGACAACAAACGATGGTGTGGCTACTTACTTGAATGACAGCGATGCTAACGGTATTGTTAAATACACTGATGGCAACGGTAATTTGACATTTAGTGCAAATGAAATTCGTGGTATCCGTAACCCTCAAGTTGATGGTTACCTTGCCGTTTGGGTACCAGTAGGTGCTTCTGAAAATCAAGACGTGCGTGTAGCACCAAGTAAAGAAAAGAACAGCAGTGGTTTGGTTTACGAATCAAATGCTGCCCTTGATTCACAAGTTATCTACGAAGGTTTCTCTAACTTCCAAGACTTCGTTCAAAATCCATCACAATACACTAATAAGAAGATTGCTGAAAATGCAAACCTCTTCAAATCATGGGGTATCACATCATTCGAATTTGCACCACAGTACGTTTCAAGTGATGACGGTAGCTTCCTTGACTCAGTAATCCAAAATGGTTATGCCTTTACAGACCGTTATGATATTGGTATGAGTAAGGACAATAAGTACGGTTCATTGGCTGACTTGAAAGCAGCTCTTAAATCACTCCACGCTGTAGGTATCTCAGCGATTGCTGACTGGGTTCCAGACCAAATCTACAACCTTCCAGGTGACGAAGTGGTTACTGCAACTCGTGTTAATAACTATGGTGAAACTAAAGATGGTGCAATCATCGATCATAGCCTCTACGCTGCTAAAACACGTACCTTTGGTAATGACTACCAAGGTAAATATGGTGGTGCCTTCCTTGATGAATTGAAACGTCTCTACCCACAAATCTTTGACCGTGTTCAAATCTCTACTGGTAAACGTATGACTACTGACGAGAAGATTACACAGTGGTCTGCTAAATACATGAATGGTACTAACATTCTTGACCGTGGCTCAGAGTACGTACTTAAGAATGGCCTCAACGGTTACTACGGTACAAATGGCGGTAAGGTTAGCCTTCCAAAAGTAGTAGGAAGCAACCAATCAACAAATGGAGATAATCAAAATGGTGACGGCAGTGGTAAGTTTGAAAAACGTCTCTTCTCTGTAAGATACCGTTATAACAATGGCCAATATGCTAAGAATGCCTTCATCAAAGATAACGACGGAAATGTTTACTACTTTGATAACTCAGGTCGCATGGCAGTCGGAGAAAAGACTATCGATGGTAAACAATACTTCTTCCTCGCTAATGGTGTGCAATTGCGTGATGGTTATCGTCAAAACCGTAGAGGTCAAGTATTCTACTACGACCAAAACGGTGTCTTGAATGCAAATGGTAAACAAGATCCAAAACCAGATAACAATAATAATGCATCAGGCCGTAACCAATTCGTACAAATTGGTAATAACGTTTGGGCATACTATGATGGTAATGGTAAACGTGTGACAGGTCACCAAAACATCAATGGTCAAGAACTCTTCTTCGACAACAATGGTGTCCAAGTTAAAGGGCGCACTGTTAACGAGAATGGTGCTATCCGTTACTATGATGCTAACTCAGGTGAGATGGCTCGTAACCGATTCGCAGAAATCGAACCAGGTGTTTGGGCTTACTTCAATAATGATGGTACGGCTGTAAAAGGTTCACAAAACATCAATGGTCAAGACCTCTACTTTGATCAAAATGGCCGTCAGGTCAAAGGTGCTTTGGCAAACGTAGATGGCAACCTTCGTTACTATGATGTAAACTCAGGTGAGCTTTACCGTAATCGATTCCACGAAATTGATGGTAGCTGGTATTACTTCGATGGTAATGGTAATGCTGTCAAAGGCATGGTTAATATCAATGGTCAAAACCTCCTCTTTGATAACAATGGTAAACAAATCAAAGGTCATTTGGTTCGCGTGAACGGTGTTGTTCGTTACTTTGATCCAAATTCAGGTGAAATGGCTGTCAACCGTTGGGTTGAAGTGAGTCCAGGATGGTGGGTTTACTTTGACGGTGAAGGCCGAGGTCAAATTTAA
- a CDS encoding accessory Sec-dependent serine-rich glycoprotein adhesin → MFFRRNEGQYRETDRVTRFKLVKSGKHWLRAATSHFGLFKIISGRVDASSVSVHQVEEEVPLITSDRLLKGVAATGALLGGGVATYVVQADEATSPSAVEHTVSPTTDVLAASDSAVLGHSGAITESAVRGDVVSQSASATDSVSNSVDSVSLSLSASHQASASVSTSLSTSVSTSASTSASTSASESASTSASASQKASESTSVSMSGSKATGHASETSSSQVTATSQTGSESGAVSMRSEGLDTNETSRSSDLTTRASVPTVSAQAAEVTSEATAVANTAVAVSIEADKKRQEQEAKLTSLSTEIGTYLGRLGNREGAESALLKGNATIEAIQNALTDPNADLNALISEATRTRNTVVNTVLRASSGARDYRNGARITAANTLRASYDTNASLGNATYDPKAHLIVTNKNQSTYFKTTGDASLSNGILTLTPSAPSQAGAYTLNTKIDMNESFTLTGKINLGEAYEGFINNGHKGGDGIAAVFSTGAIGEIGNANGNGSGASLGMGGDNLKGSFGFKLDTWHNTGAPKPENKASADPKYSGYLKGAFGGFTYNYNGSNSTARGSVYPVIRTIKKLNGEGPTDNSLKDYKVVYDGDTKVMTVTYMDKLGL, encoded by the coding sequence ATGTTTTTTAGAAGAAATGAGGGTCAGTACCGAGAAACTGATCGTGTGACACGTTTTAAATTGGTAAAGTCAGGGAAACATTGGTTACGTGCCGCAACTTCTCACTTCGGACTTTTTAAGATAATAAGTGGTCGAGTGGATGCGTCATCTGTATCAGTTCATCAAGTTGAGGAAGAAGTACCTTTAATCACAAGTGACAGACTTTTAAAGGGAGTAGCCGCGACTGGAGCTCTACTAGGTGGAGGAGTAGCGACTTATGTGGTTCAAGCTGATGAAGCAACAAGTCCATCAGCGGTAGAGCATACGGTTAGTCCGACGACAGATGTTTTGGCAGCTTCTGATTCAGCGGTTTTGGGTCATTCTGGAGCTATTACAGAATCTGCAGTCAGAGGGGATGTTGTTAGTCAGTCAGCCTCAGCCACAGATTCAGTATCAAACTCAGTAGACTCAGTCTCACTATCGCTATCGGCAAGTCATCAGGCTTCTGCGTCAGTATCAACAAGCCTTTCGACCTCAGTCTCAACCTCTGCTAGTACGTCAGCTTCGACAAGTGCGAGTGAGTCAGCCAGCACCAGTGCTTCGGCTTCACAGAAAGCTTCGGAATCCACTTCAGTTTCAATGAGTGGTTCAAAGGCGACAGGGCATGCCAGTGAGACATCAAGTAGTCAAGTTACTGCTACGAGTCAGACGGGGTCTGAGAGTGGTGCAGTCTCAATGCGTTCAGAAGGCTTAGATACCAATGAGACCTCACGTTCATCAGATTTAACAACAAGAGCGTCAGTACCGACAGTCTCAGCACAAGCAGCAGAGGTTACCTCAGAAGCTACAGCAGTAGCTAATACTGCTGTGGCGGTGAGTATTGAGGCGGATAAGAAGCGTCAAGAGCAAGAAGCCAAGCTTACCTCACTGTCTACTGAAATTGGAACTTATCTAGGAAGACTAGGCAATCGTGAAGGGGCGGAAAGTGCCCTTCTAAAAGGAAATGCTACGATTGAAGCGATTCAAAATGCTTTGACAGATCCAAACGCTGACCTCAACGCCCTTATCTCTGAAGCTACTAGAACACGTAATACTGTGGTCAATACGGTGTTACGCGCAAGTTCTGGTGCTCGTGATTACCGGAATGGAGCACGGATTACTGCTGCCAATACCTTACGTGCATCCTACGATACGAATGCTTCACTGGGAAATGCAACCTATGATCCTAAGGCGCATTTGATTGTAACCAATAAGAATCAATCCACTTACTTTAAAACAACTGGAGATGCCTCTTTAAGTAATGGGATTTTGACCTTGACGCCAAGTGCGCCAAGTCAGGCAGGTGCCTATACTCTAAACACGAAGATTGATATGAACGAAAGTTTCACTCTCACAGGGAAGATCAATCTTGGGGAGGCTTACGAGGGGTTTATTAACAATGGTCACAAAGGTGGTGATGGGATTGCTGCGGTATTCTCAACAGGTGCTATCGGAGAAATTGGAAATGCCAACGGTAATGGATCAGGTGCCAGTCTTGGGATGGGAGGAGATAACCTCAAAGGTTCTTTCGGTTTCAAACTAGATACTTGGCACAATACTGGTGCGCCTAAACCTGAAAATAAGGCCTCTGCTGATCCTAAGTATTCGGGTTATCTAAAAGGAGCTTTTGGAGGCTTTACTTATAACTATAATGGATCAAATAGTACGGCACGTGGAAGTGTTTACCCTGTTATCCGCACCATTAAGAAGCTAAATGGGGAAGGCCCAACAGATAATTCATTGAAGGACTATAAGGTTGTCTATGATGGGGATACCAAGGTGATGACGGTCACCTATATGGACAAACTTGGTCTATGA
- a CDS encoding mucin-binding protein encodes MRAYREDATEAAARTAEEHVAHGSGNTDLVDTIDLSKLLTSPKRHSDHRAPSPLDFARADEALFDSHAQSETVRIPSKQEIIFQGADSQTPDSEVMENHVFTGTRDRKTGLIEWDKDSYTYPKIPVPVVQGYFADQKEAGFNVVTPYVPTVTEHVTYRKLGRIIPVTEDGEYIPGALTKQYNNNKKDPRKAGETATPAVQDYMTDIKSVVPNKPGGDTPVVYRKIFKKASITYIDETTGAYLVSDQLTGELGEAIEYGTATRIKTFKDMGYDLIQDEFPKDAIFDDKDIDDQEWFVLLQHDVAKVGPDNEQVPDAPINPNNPDGPKWPSKYAYEKEVSFTVFYKSTDGNADLPDADVQKAYWVRTLTFDKVTGDLVDETEWSPNKTKYYDIYAPVVLGYFADRVEVKGREVTEDNIEETIIYVPLGKIIPIDANGRLIPNVPTPTFNNDANNPTKVSETLVPHIPGYRPMQQSVMPESLTDDILVEYTPILEDVTQPTLQTVFFKGAGEATPSVNIQSDFTFTGKYNQAEDTYTWDQDSHTYAKVNVPVIEGYYADKAVAGMQVVTPDKPEATDSVVYKELGKIIPVDTFGNPIADAEPVHYANDPQDATQVIETPAPQVAGYQAESELVLPIDLSLDQTLVYEPILDDITQDTKQMVTFQGAGYKDPVINIQDSFSFHGKFNQVEQTSTWDQESFTYDVVEVPVVEGFYADKRQAGGLEVRPDLPEVEDTVTYTELGKIIPVDEYGTPIENAPTPSYNNDPEDPTMAMETVVPDVLGYISEKAFITPEHPGQDTNVVYAKDEQKAIILYMNELDKSELTRDVVVGSSGEKIDYSTDEQIANLLKQGYELVNDGYAEAFDHTYNGDSDFDQVFEVVLRERLVLIDPDMPAPVAGEVVDPNDVNSPVWPNSVEMLENRADVTRTIQYVFEEGGLASDDYVEVLDFKRLANVNLVTGAINYEAWSSTQAGFSAVPSPEVVGFTPDRIEVAEMTEVSVETPEIMEVVTYLKDAQKATVTYVDGTTRKKLEVVDLLGKSGEVIEYSTIERIKYYSDRGYTLLADGFTNGVIFDGDSHVDQNFMVTLRHGTVQVGPDNIQEAGTPINPANPDGAKWPERESYIKDVTFTVLYTSSDGQAELPANNIQTAQWTRSLTIDKVTGEELGSSYWTSNKGQFETVITPEVEGYSADKDKVEGKTVGQRNLEETVIYIPLTGDINGKPKEDKADDILVEEIQDLEVLDQVEEQVEAHDGPVTYGPGDDFEAPVSSQAEGKGSKHKMPINLSNEEEASKGKIEETINIAGFTVSVTGLGLGRNGRKKKNKKDHKDQKDK; translated from the coding sequence TTGAGAGCCTATAGGGAAGATGCGACTGAAGCAGCAGCAAGAACTGCCGAAGAGCATGTCGCACACGGATCAGGGAACACTGATTTAGTTGATACTATAGATCTTTCTAAATTATTGACTAGCCCAAAACGTCACTCTGACCACCGTGCCCCCTCTCCATTAGATTTTGCTAGAGCTGACGAAGCTCTCTTTGATAGTCATGCCCAATCGGAAACCGTGAGGATTCCATCTAAGCAAGAGATTATTTTTCAAGGAGCGGATTCGCAAACTCCAGATTCTGAAGTCATGGAAAACCATGTCTTTACGGGAACTAGAGATAGGAAGACTGGTTTAATCGAATGGGACAAGGACAGTTATACCTATCCTAAGATACCGGTACCAGTTGTCCAGGGCTATTTCGCTGACCAAAAGGAAGCGGGTTTTAACGTTGTCACACCCTATGTGCCAACGGTAACGGAACATGTGACCTATAGGAAATTGGGACGCATTATCCCTGTGACAGAAGATGGGGAATATATTCCAGGTGCTTTGACTAAGCAGTATAACAATAACAAAAAAGATCCACGAAAGGCGGGTGAGACAGCAACACCAGCTGTTCAAGATTATATGACAGATATTAAAAGTGTAGTACCGAACAAACCAGGAGGGGATACTCCGGTTGTGTATCGTAAAATTTTCAAGAAAGCCAGCATCACTTATATTGATGAAACTACCGGAGCTTACTTGGTTAGTGACCAGTTGACCGGTGAATTGGGTGAAGCGATTGAATACGGAACAGCAACACGTATCAAGACTTTCAAGGACATGGGATATGACTTGATTCAGGACGAATTCCCTAAAGATGCCATTTTTGATGATAAGGATATTGATGATCAAGAGTGGTTTGTTCTCTTGCAACACGATGTTGCCAAGGTAGGGCCTGACAATGAACAAGTCCCAGATGCTCCAATCAATCCTAATAATCCAGATGGACCTAAGTGGCCATCTAAGTATGCTTACGAGAAAGAAGTAAGCTTTACAGTCTTTTACAAGAGTACAGATGGCAATGCGGATTTGCCGGATGCCGATGTGCAAAAGGCTTATTGGGTCCGTACCCTTACTTTTGACAAGGTCACAGGTGACCTTGTTGATGAGACAGAATGGTCACCAAACAAGACCAAGTATTATGACATCTATGCACCAGTTGTTTTAGGCTATTTTGCAGATAGAGTAGAGGTTAAAGGTAGAGAGGTTACTGAAGATAACATCGAAGAAACCATTATCTACGTTCCACTTGGTAAGATCATTCCTATTGATGCGAATGGACGCTTGATTCCAAACGTTCCAACGCCAACCTTCAACAACGATGCTAATAACCCAACTAAGGTTAGTGAGACACTTGTTCCTCACATTCCGGGTTACCGTCCAATGCAACAAAGTGTCATGCCTGAGAGCTTGACAGACGATATTCTTGTTGAGTACACTCCAATCCTTGAAGATGTAACGCAACCAACCTTGCAAACTGTCTTCTTCAAAGGAGCTGGCGAAGCAACACCGTCTGTTAATATTCAGTCTGACTTTACCTTCACTGGTAAATACAACCAAGCAGAAGACACTTACACTTGGGATCAAGACAGCCATACCTATGCTAAGGTTAATGTCCCAGTTATCGAAGGTTACTATGCGGACAAGGCTGTGGCTGGTATGCAGGTTGTTACACCTGATAAACCAGAAGCCACAGACAGTGTTGTCTATAAAGAACTCGGTAAGATTATCCCTGTTGATACCTTTGGTAATCCAATAGCGGATGCAGAGCCAGTTCATTATGCTAATGATCCTCAAGATGCTACGCAAGTTATTGAAACACCAGCACCACAAGTTGCTGGCTACCAAGCTGAAAGTGAATTGGTATTGCCAATTGACCTCAGCCTGGACCAAACTTTGGTTTACGAACCAATCTTGGATGATATCACACAAGATACGAAACAAATGGTTACCTTCCAAGGTGCAGGCTACAAAGATCCAGTTATCAACATTCAAGATAGCTTCAGCTTCCACGGTAAGTTTAACCAAGTGGAACAAACAAGCACTTGGGATCAAGAAAGCTTCACTTATGATGTTGTAGAAGTTCCAGTTGTTGAAGGATTCTATGCGGATAAACGTCAAGCTGGTGGTCTTGAAGTTCGCCCAGACCTTCCAGAAGTGGAAGATACAGTTACTTACACAGAACTTGGTAAGATTATTCCAGTAGATGAGTATGGTACACCTATTGAAAATGCACCTACTCCAAGCTACAACAACGATCCAGAAGATCCAACCATGGCTATGGAAACAGTCGTTCCAGATGTTCTTGGTTACATTTCTGAAAAGGCCTTTATTACTCCAGAACACCCAGGTCAAGATACCAACGTGGTTTATGCTAAGGATGAGCAAAAAGCTATTATCCTTTACATGAATGAGCTTGATAAGTCAGAATTGACTCGTGATGTTGTTGTCGGAAGCTCAGGTGAGAAGATTGACTACTCTACTGATGAACAAATCGCAAACTTGCTCAAACAAGGTTATGAACTTGTTAACGATGGTTATGCAGAAGCCTTTGACCACACTTACAATGGTGATTCTGACTTTGATCAAGTCTTCGAAGTAGTTCTTCGTGAACGTTTGGTTCTTATCGACCCAGATATGCCAGCACCAGTTGCAGGTGAAGTCGTAGATCCAAATGATGTGAATAGCCCAGTTTGGCCAAATAGCGTAGAAATGCTTGAAAACCGTGCCGATGTGACACGTACCATCCAGTATGTCTTCGAAGAAGGTGGCTTGGCTAGCGACGACTACGTTGAAGTTCTTGATTTCAAACGTTTGGCTAATGTTAACCTTGTGACAGGCGCTATCAATTATGAAGCATGGTCAAGTACTCAAGCTGGCTTCTCAGCTGTGCCTTCACCTGAGGTTGTCGGATTTACACCAGACCGTATAGAAGTCGCTGAAATGACAGAGGTTTCTGTGGAAACACCTGAAATCATGGAAGTGGTTACTTACCTCAAGGATGCTCAGAAAGCTACAGTCACTTATGTTGACGGTACAACTCGTAAGAAACTTGAAGTGGTCGACTTGCTTGGTAAATCAGGTGAAGTGATTGAATACTCAACAATCGAACGTATCAAGTACTATAGCGACCGTGGTTATACCCTTCTTGCTGATGGCTTCACAAACGGTGTGATCTTTGATGGCGATTCACATGTTGACCAAAACTTCATGGTTACCCTTCGTCATGGTACCGTTCAAGTAGGTCCAGATAACATTCAAGAAGCTGGTACACCAATCAACCCAGCAAATCCTGATGGTGCTAAATGGCCAGAACGCGAAAGCTACATCAAAGACGTAACCTTCACAGTTCTCTACACATCTAGCGATGGACAAGCAGAACTTCCTGCCAATAACATCCAAACTGCTCAATGGACACGTAGCTTGACTATTGATAAGGTTACAGGTGAAGAGCTTGGTTCAAGCTACTGGACTTCAAATAAAGGTCAGTTTGAAACAGTCATCACTCCTGAAGTAGAAGGCTACAGCGCTGATAAGGACAAGGTTGAAGGCAAGACAGTAGGTCAACGTAACCTTGAGGAAACCGTTATTTATATCCCGCTTACAGGCGATATTAACGGTAAACCTAAGGAAGACAAGGCAGACGATATCCTTGTTGAAGAAATCCAAGACCTAGAAGTTCTCGACCAAGTCGAAGAGCAAGTGGAAGCTCATGACGGACCAGTCACTTATGGACCAGGCGATGACTTTGAAGCACCTGTTTCAAGCCAAGCCGAGGGTAAAGGCTCTAAACACAAGATGCCAATTAATCTCTCAAATGAGGAAGAAGCAAGCAAAGGTAAGATTGAAGAAACCATCAATATCGCAGGCTTCACCGTATCGGTAACAGGTCTAGGACTTGGCCGCAACGGACGTAAAAAGAAAAATAAAAAAGATCACAAAGATCAAAAGGACAAATAA
- a CDS encoding MurR/RpiR family transcriptional regulator, with amino-acid sequence MRQEEVENITLKAIANELFISSYTVIRACKKLGYQTYNELRYDLRLSKELKKNQAKLEHNSFEQLKEQLHVEFEHTLSILSEQDFQSFADKILEARRIFCIGVGSSYMPMTDFNRKLKLINIWTNDYFEQFSIERIKVIVTPQDVIIVFSLGGKSKDVNNSILQAKRHGATVLTITTLGNHLLSKISDHMIFVYDAPKNVKICVRI; translated from the coding sequence ATGCGTCAGGAAGAGGTTGAAAATATTACCCTCAAGGCTATTGCCAATGAACTCTTTATTTCTTCTTATACTGTTATCCGTGCTTGCAAGAAACTAGGTTACCAGACCTATAATGAACTACGGTATGACCTGCGTTTATCAAAAGAACTTAAGAAGAATCAAGCCAAATTAGAACATAACTCCTTTGAACAACTCAAAGAACAACTCCACGTCGAGTTCGAACATACCTTATCCATCCTCTCAGAGCAAGATTTCCAAAGCTTTGCAGATAAGATTCTTGAGGCTAGACGTATTTTCTGTATCGGCGTGGGATCTAGTTACATGCCTATGACCGACTTCAACCGCAAATTGAAACTGATCAACATTTGGACCAACGATTATTTTGAACAATTCAGTATTGAACGTATTAAAGTTATTGTGACACCTCAGGACGTCATTATCGTCTTCTCACTCGGTGGAAAAAGCAAGGATGTCAATAACAGTATCTTACAAGCCAAAAGACATGGGGCAACTGTCTTAACTATTACTACTTTAGGCAATCACCTACTTTCTAAAATCAGTGATCACATGATTTTTGTCTATGATGCCCCAAAAAACGTGAAAATCTGCGTTCGCATTTGA
- a CDS encoding LPXTG cell wall anchor domain-containing protein: protein MVQPESRMLPKFIERSNPLAAVLGVLSTATGLAFLAKRKKDDPEDDSL, encoded by the coding sequence TTGGTACAACCAGAATCTAGGATGCTTCCTAAGTTTATTGAGAGAAGTAATCCACTTGCAGCGGTGTTAGGAGTTCTATCTACTGCAACTGGTCTTGCCTTTCTTGCTAAACGCAAGAAGGATGACCCAGAAGATGACAGTTTATAA